Proteins encoded in a region of the Salvelinus sp. IW2-2015 linkage group LG27, ASM291031v2, whole genome shotgun sequence genome:
- the LOC139023125 gene encoding uncharacterized protein has protein sequence MSSPLSAFMETMEVMMGMEEMVVETSKEEDDSSSPPGDTPALSPGPCTESGQLPADFKLESSAEEIKSGSICCRSGMRERASRCIQRAALAIIENYYRDFSVHNLALLTASKSRAAKHLAGLKVYNVDGEFPATPATEVFKAKLKSYLLDSPGNNAATGLAHSQSQAMIAAAARRRDTNHNELYYEEAEHERRVRKRKARLDSGQL, from the exons ATGAGCTCTCCGCTCTCTGCTTTCATGGAGACTATGGAGGTGATGATGGGGATGGAGGAGATGGTGGTGGAGACCTCCAAGGAAGAGGACGACTCCAGCTCTCCACCTGGGGACACTCCTGCTCTCAGCCCAGGGCCATGCACAGAGTCAGGTCAG CTGCCTGCTGATTTCAAATTGGAGTCCTCTGCTGAGGAAATCAAATCAGGCTCCATCTGTTGTCGTTCGGGAATGAGGGAAAGAGCATCTAGATG tatTCAGCGGGCAGCATTGGCCATCATAGAGAACTACTACAGGGACTTCTCTGTCCACAACCTGGCCCTGCTCACCGCCTCTAAGTCCCGGGCCGCTAAGCACCTGGCCGGCCTCAAGGTCTATAATGTGGATGGTGAGTTCCCGGCAACCCCCGCGACTG AGGTCTTTAAAGCTAAACTGAAGTCTTACCTTTTGGACA GCCCTGGGAACAACGCAGCGACTGGATTGGCCCACTCCCAGTCTCAGGCTATGATTGCCGCTGCCGCCCGCCGTCGAGATACCAATCACAACGAGCTGTACTACGAGGAGGCGGAGCACGAGAGACGCGTCCGCAAACGCAAGGCCCG